The Deltaproteobacteria bacterium region TGATGCGCCGACCTGCCTGCCGGCAGGCAGGTCCATCCCGCCTGGCTGCGTTGCTCGTCGGTTAAATAGCTTGCTATTCGCCCTCCTTGCGCCTTGCCATACGTGCGCCTCGACTCCTGAAAATGTAAATTTATTTCTTCGCGAACCCTAAGTTCTGTTTGACGAAGGTGAGTCGCCTATCTTAAGGTACACTCCGACTTTCTATTGGAAAGGAATCCTACCATGGAATCGTTCAAAAATAAAGCCCTTGAAGCCACCGAGTTTGTAGGGGCCAAGATTTCGGCCCGGCCAGACATAGGTTTGCTTGTTGGCACAGGCCTTGGCGCTAGTGTAGAGAGTCTGGAAGAGGGCATGTCTGTGGACTACGGGGATATTCCGCACTTCCCCGTTTCAACGGTTGTGAGCCATCAAGGGAGGTTGTTGTTTGGCAACATGAAAGGAAAACCAATCCTGGCCATGCAGGGACGTTTTCACTATTATGAAGGTTACAGCGTGAAAGAGGTCACTTTGCCGGTAAGGGTTATGCAACTCCTTGGTGTTAAGACACTCATAGTGTCGAACGCATCAGGGGGGATCAATCCTTTGTTTTGCGCTGGTGATATCATGGTCATAACAGACCATATCAATCTAACTGGCAGCAATCCCCTTATCGGGCCTAATGTGGAGGAGTGGGGGCCGCGATTTCCGGATATGATGCAAGTCTACGACCCAAAACTCATTGCCATTGCAGAGAACGCCGGCCTCGAAAACCGTATTCGTGTTCAGAAAGGAGTATATGTGGGGCTTGCAGGCCCGTCTCTTGAAACAAGAGCGGAGATTCGTTTTTTGAAGACTATTGGCGCTGATGCCGTGGGGCTTTCTACGATTCCTGAGGTGATTGCAGCTGTGCACGGGGGGATGGCCATCCTCGGCCTTTCGGTTATTACCAATATGAATCTGCCGGACAACCCAAAGCCTTGTCGGATTGATGAAGTCATTGCCACGGCCGAGGCTACAGCTCCCCGTCTGAAGGCTCTTATCGAAAAGGTTGTAGAAGAGTTGCCAAATGCAGTCCATTGACA contains the following coding sequences:
- a CDS encoding purine-nucleoside phosphorylase, yielding MESFKNKALEATEFVGAKISARPDIGLLVGTGLGASVESLEEGMSVDYGDIPHFPVSTVVSHQGRLLFGNMKGKPILAMQGRFHYYEGYSVKEVTLPVRVMQLLGVKTLIVSNASGGINPLFCAGDIMVITDHINLTGSNPLIGPNVEEWGPRFPDMMQVYDPKLIAIAENAGLENRIRVQKGVYVGLAGPSLETRAEIRFLKTIGADAVGLSTIPEVIAAVHGGMAILGLSVITNMNLPDNPKPCRIDEVIATAEATAPRLKALIEKVVEELPNAVH